GTCGACAATCCGGTCACAGCGGTGTTGCTCAACTTTCGCAGCTACGACACTTTGCTTGAGGTTGCGGTGCTGTTGATTGTGGCACTGGCGGTGATGCCTGCAAGCACTGAGCAAAGCAAGTTGCGGTTTATTAGTGTGTCGGTACCGACCGAGCGCAGTTTTGTGTTGGAGGCATTTCTGCGTTGGTTATTACCCGCGATAGTGGTGACCTCCGGATACCTTTTATGGACCGGTGCGGCCTTGCCTGGCGGGGCGTTTCAGGCCGGTGCCTTACTGGCGGGTGCCGGTATTCTATTACTGCTGGCCGGTCATCATAGTTTTAATTTTAATGCACCAGCCGCGCGATTATTGTTAGTCGTAGGTTTGGCTGTCTTTTTACTGGTGGGCGCAGCTGTGATCCTGTCAAGCGGCATCGCATTAGCTTACCCGCAAGCCTGGGCTGGAATGTTAATTCTGGTAATAGAAGTCGCGGCAACGTTAACCATAGCGGCTATTTTAGTGTTGCTGTTTTGTGCGTTGCAGGTTGAACCTCCACGTGCAAAGTACGAGGGTCCAAAAAAGGAGGAGCACTCATGACGCAAGCGATGTTATATGCCGTTTTTGGCATTGTTTTATTCGGCGTGGGGCTGTTTGGCGTGCTGGCGATTGCTCACGTGATGAAAAAGATCCTCGCAATAAACATTTGTGGTGTAGGGGTTTTTATGGTGTTTATCGCCAATGCGTCATCTGGCGTTGCCGCTGATTTTGTGCCACATGCAATGGTGCTGACTGGCATTGTGGTGGCCGTTGCAGGTACTGCGATGGCATTGTCTTTGGTGGTCAGAATTAACGCACTTGAACAGCAAGAGGAAGACGCTTAATGCCGCTATCTGACGTATCCTCATTACTTCCTCTGCTGGTCGCAATTCCCCTGACAGGCGCCGTCTTTTCTGTATTGATAAATTCCAGACATGGGCAGGTGCTGACAGGGTTACTTACGGCATTGAGTTTGGCGTTGGTGATTTGTGTTATCTTACTAGGCTTACCTTCTGAAGGCCTCCAAAGCACAGCGGCATTCAGATACCCTCTCGCTGGCTGGCAGGCGCCGTTAGGTATTGCACTGAGTCTGGACGGATTTTCAGCATTGCTGCTGACGTTGACGACTTTCCTGGTCACTGTGTTGACCTTTTATTCTGCTTATTATTTTTCGGCTTCGCCTGCTCGTGTGCGTTTTTGGCCGCTTTGGTGGTTGCTGGTGGCTGGGATTAACGCGCTATTTTTATCGGCTGATATCTTCAATGTGTATGTAACACTCGAGATCATCGGGCTGGCTGCGGTTGCGCTGGTTGCACTGAGTGGTAACAAGGCGGGCCTGACAGCGGCGCTGCGGTATCTGTTGGTGGGCTTGCTTGGGTCACTTTGCTATTTAATGGCTGTGGCTTTGTTGTATCACCTTTACGGCACACTGGACTTTGCTCAGCTTGCCGCGAAGGCCGAGTCGAACCCATTGAGCTGGGCAGCCTTGGCGCTTATTACTGTGGGTCTTGTGTTAAAAACGGCGCTGGTTCCGCTACATTTTTGGTTGCCCCATGCCCATGGCAGTGCACCTGCGCCGGTCAGCGCTATTTTGTCTGCACTGGTTGTCAAAGCCTCGTTTTATCTCCTGGTAAGATTTTGGATGGAGATTTTAGCGCCGGCTGTCACCAACGATGCGCTGATGCTGCTGGGTATTCTTGGGGGCCTGGCAATTCTGTGGGGGTGCATTCAGGCACTCAGAGCGACACGCTTAAAACTGATGGTAGCCTATTCGACCGTCGCGCAGATTGGGTATTTGTTTCTACTGTTCCCGCTGTTGATGAGCGCGGAAGGGACATCAGCATCACAGCTGGCTGCACAGCATCAAAGTGCACTGGCAGCGGTGTCCTACTTTATTGTTGCGCATGCCTGTGCCAAAGCGGCAATGTTTATTGCTGCTGGTAATATCATTCATTCATTGGGGCACGATGATATCGCAAAGTTGCAGGGCATGGCCAAGTATATGCCGCTGAGTTTATTTACGTTTGCGATAGCCGGTGGCAGTTTAATTGGCTTGCCACCCAGTGCCGGGTTTATCGCTAAATGGTTATTGCTTAATGTTGCCATAGATACTGGGCAGTGGTGGTGGGTTGTGATCATTCTCACCGGCGGACTATTGGCGGCATTGGCCATATTCAGAGTCCTGGATCTGGCATTTATTAAACCAGAGCAGGCGTCTGAGCAGGTTGCCCCCGATAACTGGCAGAAGGTACCTGTTGCGATGCCGCTCAGTGGTCTGGCACTTGCGCTCTGTACGATGGCGCTGGGCTTTAACGCGGATCTGATCATTGATCTCATCACGATAGGAGGCGGCGAATGATGTGGCAAAGTACTCTGCCTTTATTGATTTTATTAAGCGCGCTGGCATCGGGCATTGCGATTTTCTTTGTCAGTGACGACAAGCCCATACTCAGAAAAACCTTGAACTTTTTGGGGGCTGGCAGCTGTGTGGCTCTGATCTTAGTAATGATCTCGGGCGTCTATCAGGGGCAGGTGTTTGAAACGCGTCTCCCTTTACTGCCTAACATGGATTTGGTGCTACATGCGGATGCGCTGTCATTGCTGTTCGTAGCTTTGTCCGGTTTTTTGTGGTTGCTGACCACGATTTATGCCATCGGCTATCTGGAGCAATCTCCCAACTGCAGTCGTTTTTTCGGGTTCTTTAGCCTGTGCGTATTTGCGACCATAGGTGTTGCGCTGGCGGGCAACCTGATCACCTTTTTGATTTTCTATGAGTTGCTGACGCTGACAACCTATCCACTGGTTGTGCATAAAGGGAACAAGGCATCGTTGGCTGCTGGGCGTAAATATCTGATCTACACCATGCTGGGTGGAGCCAGCTTACTGGCCGGTGTTGTCTGGCTCAAGGCTCTGGCGGGCTCGCTGGATTTCACCGCAACCGGGATTTTGGCCTCTATGCCGCATCTGGACCCGCTGCATCTGAAAGTGATCTTTGCTCTGATCATCATAGGCCTGGGTGTCAAAGCGGCGTTGGTACCGCTGCACGGCTGGCTGCCGTCTGCCATGGCGGCACCTGCACCGGTCAGTGCCTTGTTGCATGCCGTTGCTGTCGTAAAAGCGGGCGCATTTGGCATAGTGCGAGTAGTATATGATGTTTACGGCGTTGAGTTTGCACAGGAGCTGGGGCTGACCATCATACTGGCCGTCATGGCCTCTATTACCATTGTTTATGGCTCGACCCGGGCAGTATTTCAGGATGATTTGAAGCGCAGGCTGGCTTATTCGACGGTCAGTCAGGTGTCCTACATTGCGCTGGGGACTGCCATTGCCGGGCCGATTGCGACGATCGGCGGGATTGCACACCTGGTCCACCAGGGGTTGATGAAAATCACTATGTTCTTTTGTGCCGGAAGTATTGCAGAAACACTTGGCGTTACTAAAGTCAGTCAGATGAATGGTGCTGGTAAGCGCATGCCGCTTACTATGCTGGCGTTCAGTCTGGCGGTGCTGGGGATGATAGGGATCCCGCCTGCTGCAGGCTTTATTTCCAAATGGTATCTGGGCACAGGTGCTTTGGAGGCGGGTTTTTATTGGGTGCTTGGGGTGCTGATTATTAGTAGCCTGCTTAATGCTATCTACTTCCTGCCCATCCTTTATGCCGCCTGGTTTAAGCCACAGCAGGGAGCCTGGCCCAAAGAGCAACCACGCGGGCGCTTTGAAACACACTGGATGCTGATGCTGCCGCCCATAGTGACCGCGATGCTGGCGCTGAGCGCTGGCCTGTTTGCAGATGCCCAGTTTAGCCCACTTAATTGGGTTAAGCTGATTGCAGCCCGGGAGTATGGTAGTGAGTTTGTGTCGACACTGGCGTTAAGCTCGCAACAGATCCCCTGGATGTGGCTAGCAATTATTACACCCATATTGTGTGCGCTGCTGCTTGTGCGTAAGCGGATGCAGGAAATTGCTCATTGGTTTTTGCCTGTGTCAGCCGCCGTGGCGCTGCTGGCCTTTAGTGCGTCATCACTGGGTACAAATACCACGCCCTGGCTGTTCTTTGGTAGTATCATGACACTCAATGAGACTACCTCGACCTTTTTCCTGCTCGCGGCCTGCTTATGGCTTCTGGCGGCGGTCTTTGCCGTCAACTTTGCCAAAGACGATGCGCGCAAAGTGCGTTTTTGCCTGTTTTTCCTGCTCGCCATGTGTGGCAACTTTGGACTTATACTTGCCGAAGACATCTCAGGTTTCATCAGTTTCTTTACTTTGATGAGTCTGGCCTCGTACGGCCTGGTTGTGCACTTTGATACAGAGGAGGCACATCAGGCCGGTAAGTCTTATATGCAATGGGCTGTGCTGGGAGAGTTGTTGCTGTTTACGGCTTTGGCTGGTTTAGCTTTTGGCTCAATTGATCCATCCTCAGCAGGCAATCCTGAACAGGCTTACCCGGCCTGGGCAATTGGGTTTTTGCTTGCCGGGTTTGGCGTAAAAGCTGGATTGTTTGGGCTGCATGTGTGGCTGCCACTGGCGCACCCCGTTGCCCCCGTTGCCGCCAGTGCGTTGTTGAGCGGCATTATGGTCAAAGCCGGCCTGCTGGGCTGGCTGAAGTTTATTCCATTTGGTGAAGTCGCCTTTGCAACCTTTGGCTCTGTATTTGTGGTGCTTGGACTGTTTGCTGCATTTTTTGGCGTTTTAGTGGGCGTGACGCAGGAAAACCCCAAAGCTTTACTGGCTTACTCAACTATGAGCCAGATGGGTATTCTAATAGCCGCGGTTGGTGCGGGGCTTAAATATCCCGAAATATGGTCTGTGCTGTTGCCTGCGATAGTATTATACGCAGTGCACCACGGACTGGCTAAAGCGGCGCTGTTCCTTTTTGCAGGGATGAATAGTACCCTGGCATGGCAGAAGTATCCCTGGTTGTGTTGGCTGGCAGTGGTGCTGCCAGCTGCTGCACTGGCCGGGTTGCCGTTGACCAGTGGCGCGGTTGCCAAGGTAGCGCTAAAAGATGTGGTCGGGCGGGATTTGCTGATGGGCACTGTATTGCCATTAACCGCGGTCGGTACCACCTGGCTGATGATGCGATTTTTACAATTGATCGGGCAAAAGCGCTCGACAGCTACAACGGGTCAGCCGGATAGACTCCAGTTAGGGGCATATGCGGTATTGTTTATATTGGTTTTAGTTATGAGTTACCTGATCCCTCAGGCTGACGCAGCATGGTCTACGCAACTTACCGTGGCGAGTGTGTGGGGGAGTGCATGGCCAGTTATGTTCGGGATTGGCCTGTACCTTGCGACACGTACCTTTGTTAATAATATGGAGTCGCTACCACCTGGTGATATCAACCTTGCCTATGTGGAGGCTGGCACATTGGTGCGTCTTGGTGCAAATACCACGGCGGATGGTTTGCGATTGCTGAAGGGTGAAATAAAGAGCACCTCCTGGCAGCTGCCTCAGCGGGTTGTACAAAGGCAGGCACGGCTGATAGGCATCGCCACTGCAACCATACGCTCTGCGGTGACGCCGGGTGTATTGTTTGCCGTGCTGCTGAGCATGCTGTTATGGTTTATGGTTGTTTAAACCTATTAGACCAAAGTTGACTTGTGATACATGCGTTTGCCGTTAACACTGAACATGTCTATGCAAAGTGTGAAAAGGTGAAAAAGATGATCAAAAGACAAGTAGCTAAGGCTGTGGGGTATTCGTTACTGTCTCCGCTCATCATTGGGCTTGTGCTGGGGAGCTATTACGCGCTGATAAGTGGCCAGAGTAAAGTGCTGTTTCAAATTCTGATGACGGCCGTCGCGAATGCTCATATCGTTGGGTTATCCATGGCATTTTTTGTATTACCAGCCTACTTATTGTTGCTGCGCTATAACAAGCTAAGTTATTCAGGCATTTTGACGGCTGGCATGCTCGGAGGGGCGCTGTTTAGCTTTTTATTTGTTGCCAGTTCCGGCATGGTTTTTATTATCAATGCGGTGATGGCGGCACTGGGGGCAGGGCTGTTTTTGTTCAGTTTGCGTCGCAATGCGCACAGGGTGTGATGGCTTTTTATACAGCCCGGTGGTGTTTTACACTAATTTAATAGTTTTTCTGTCTAAAAGGTTTCATTTAGCTGCACGAAAGAGTACCTTTACTTCTTATGTAAATTTGTTGATTGACCGCAATGCAGAAGAAAAAGTTCTACGATACTCTCAGCCTACAAGCTCAGGCCCTGATTGGTGATGAGCACAATTACATCGCCAATATGGCAAACCTCAGCGCCCTGTTATTTACCTCATTGGAAGACATAAACTGGGCTGGCTTTTACCTTTTAGACGGTAAAGATGAGCTCGTATTGGGTCCTTTCCAGGGCAATCCCGCCTGCATTCGAATTCCGCTTGGCAAAGGCGTATGCGGCACAGCGGCCGCTGAGTTAACCACTCAAGTCGTCGAGGATGTGCACAGCTTTGATGGTCATATTGCCTGCGATGCTGCATCAAACTCCGAAATCGTCATCCCTGTGATGAGAAACGGTGAGCTGTTTGCCGTGCTGGATATCGATAGCCCGAGTTTGGCAAGGTTTGACGATGAAGATAAAATAGGCCTGGAAGCACTGGTTAAATGCTTTGAAGGTACACTGTAAATGAAAGAATTACTCAACGTTCAGGATTACCTGTTCTCAAATTTCGATGTCGGAGATTGGGAAGGGGACGAAGAGCGTGTCGCAGAAACGTTAAATGAGCTTATCCACGTAGCCTGGGAGCAAATACCTGACGATCTGGCGTGCGAGCAAATTGATTTAATTATAAATGGAATATGGGAACATCTGCGCGGCGATTTAGCACTTGTTGAAGCCGAGTATGATGAACTCGTTGACTGGGTTACACATTACATTCAGTCATCTCTTGATGATAATATTGAACTATAGGTTTAGACATGGAAACCACAAACAAGCTAAAAGATATCAAAGAGGTTCTCGACTTTTTATATGCCGAGTTTCCTCAGTGTTTTAAACAAAAAGACGGTATTAAACCGCTTAAGGTCGGTATCTTCAAAGATATTGCCGCCAGAATCGAGGGATCTGAAAAAGTCAGTAAGACTCAGGTCCGCCAGGCGCTGCGCAAGTACACTTCTTCGTGGCGTTACTTAGAAGCCGTGATTAACAATGAATTTCGTGTTGATTTGGACGGTAATGATGCCGAGAAAGTTGAGCAGGAACATGTAGAACATGCGCAAAAAGCACTTGAAGAGTCACGTGCTAAAATGGCTAAACGTAAGAAGCCACAACGTCCAAGACAAGATGGTCGTGGTGAGCGCCGTCGCGATGGTGACACAAAATCTTACAAATCTCGCGGTGAGAACAAGCACCGTCACGGCAATAAAAACGCTAAAGTTAATGCTAAGCCAGAGCAACAGCAACGTCGTAGCTCAGGTAAAGTTGAACCTCTGCCGGCAAATGAGGTCAAGGTAAATAATAAGGTTAAAGTAAAGTTAGGACAGGCCTTAGTTAATGCAACCATCACTGAAGTCAACAAAGATGAAGTTCATGTTGAACTAGTGACAGGTATGCAAGTTAAAACAAAAGCAGAAAGCCTGTTTATTCTTTAAGGAGTAGTGTATGAGTAATAAGTTACCTTTAGTTGGTGCAATCGCACTGTTTGTGTCTGGCGTGTGTTCAGCTGCAACACAGACTGTCACGGAAAAAGACATTCCTGTACTGGAGCCTGAAATCCAGCATGCGACGGCAACCAAAAGGGTAACCAGTAAATTTACTCGTGAGCACTATAAACGCTTTAAACTCGACGATGCGCTGTCTGAGCAAATTTTTGACCGTTATATCGAGAATCTCGATTATAACAAGTCTCTGTTTCTTCAGTCAGACATCGACAAGTTTGCGAACTACAGAAAGCAATTTGACGATGCATTGAAAAAAGGCAAACTCGATTTTGCCTTTGACATGTTCAACGTCAGCATGCAGCGTCGCTACGAGCGCTTTAACTATGCTATTTCTCTGTTAGATACAGAAATGAAGTTTGATAAACCAGACGAGTTTGTATTTGACAGAGAAGAGATGCAATTTGCCAGCACTCAGGCCGAGCTTGATGAGTATTGGCGTCAACGCGTTAAGTCCGACGCTTTGCGCTTAAAACTCACTGGCAAAGATTGGGCAGGCATCAAAGAAGTCCTGACCAAGCGCTATAAAAACACCATCAAACGTTTGGTTCAAACCAACAACGAAGATGCCTTCCAGATTGTGATGAATGCCTTTGCGCGTAGCATCGAAGCGCATACTTCCTACTTATCGCCTCGTCGTGCTGAGCAATTTAAAATGGACATGGAGCTTGAGCTGGAGGGGATCGGTGCTGTGTTGGGTTATGACGAAGACTACACGATTATTCGCAGTCTGGTTCCTGGTGGCCCAGCCGATAAAACAGAAAAAATCAAACCGGATGACCGCATTGTGGGTGTGGCACAGGAAGGGGAAGAGTTTGTTGATGTGATTGGCTGGCGTCTCGATGATGTTGTCGATCTCATTAAAGGCCCTAAAGGGACCAAAGTACGGCTTCAGTATCTTAAAGGCAGTGACACCCATGGTACACCCAAAGTGGTGGAAATCGTGCGAGATAAAATCCGTCTTGAAGACAGAGCTGCGAAGTCAGAGGTTTTTGAAGCCAAATATTCAGATCTCACCAGTAAAGTCGGTGTCATCGAAATCCCCAGCTTCTATAACAACTTGTCGAAAGATGTGAAAAAGGAGCTGGAAAAGCTCAAAGAGCAAAAGGTGGACGGCATTATCGTTGATCTCAGACAAAACGGTGGCGGCTCATTGTACGAAGCTACTCAGCTGTCAGGGTTATTTATTGATAAAGGCCCGATAGTGCAGATCCATACTGCATATAACCGTGTTGAAGCACAAAAAGACAGTGACGGTGTGACTTATTACGACGGCCCGCTAACCGTATTGGTAGATCGTTACAGTGCGTCTGCATCAGAGATTTTTGCTGCTGCAATGCAGGATTATGGTCGTGCAGTGGTGATTGGTGAGCAAACGTTTGGTAAAGGTACGGTACAGCAACACCGTGGCCTCAGAAAAACGTATGATCTGTTTGATAACGCACTTGGCAGCATTACCTACACCATTGCTAAATTCTATCGAATCGACGGTGGCAGTACTCAGAACAAAGGGGTTATTCCAGATATTTTGCTGCCTTCTGCCATAGATCCGGCAGAGTGGGGTGAGAGCCAGGAAGATAATGCATTACCATGGGACAGCATTGTCAGAGCCAAATATCGCCAGTTAGATGACCTCAGTCCGACGATTAAATATTTGAGCGAACGTCATGGGCTGCGTATTGCAAAAGAGCCTGAGTTTGCTTACGTTTACGATGATATTGCACGATACAAAGAACAGAAAGATGACATAGCCATTTCACTGGTTGAAGCTGAGCGTACCAAGGAGCGTGAAGAGCGTGACGAGCGTGCTCTGAAGCGCACCAATGAGCGTCTCAAGCGCTTAGGGCAGGAGCCTGTAAAAGATTTGGACGATGTACCAGATATCATCGCAGAGCTGGACCCTTACCTGGAAGAAGCGGCGTTGATCACACAAGATCTGATCAACTACGGTCGCCTGGCCAAGAACACTTCAGGTGACTGAACACCCGTTTTCAAGCCAGATATACAGCAGGCTAAACGATGAAAAGGCGCATTGAGCGCCTTTTTTCGTTACCAGTGCGTGGGAAATTTGTTATTATTGACAGCTGCAATATTAAAAATAGTCAGGCAAGAACATGCCTGGCGCTGTCTTGGGCGCAGATTCAGGTGTTGTGCTTAACCATTGAACTGACCAGGCAGAGATAATAATAAAGCACTCCATTAAGTGCGAAGGAGTATTCTGGTTTGAGACAACAAAAGCAAGCATCCTACCTGGATGCCTTTATTCCAATTGTGGTACTAGTCAGCCTGTTAGGCGCTGCTGTATACCTGTATGGTGATAACTCTTCTTCAGGGCCGAACCAGATTGCCCTGCTGTTTGCGACCTTTACGGCCGCATTAATTGGCCTAAAAAATGGCTTTACCTGGAAAACGCTCGAAGAAGCCATGATCAAAGGGATCACGATTTCTTTAGGGGCAATCCTGATCCTGCTGATGGTCGGCGCTTTGATCGGAACCTGGCTGTTGTCTGGTACGGTACCGACCTTGATCTATTATGGCTTGCAGATCATTCATCCTTCCTGGTTTTATGCTGCAGGCTGTTTGATCTGTGGCATAGTTGCCATGAGTATCGGTAGTTCCTGGACGACGGCTGCAACCATAGGTGTCGCTTTATTAGGCGTGGCTAATGGTCTGGGGCTTGATCCGGTTGTCACAGCTGGCGCAGTTATCTCGGGTGCTTACTTTGGCGACAAACTCTCGCCACTTTCAGAAACAACCAATCTGGCACCCGCAGTGGCAGGCAGTGACCTGTTTGAGCATATTCAGCACATGCTGTGGACCACAGTACCGAGTTTTGTCATCGCTTTGATAATCTTTATCTTTATGGGTTTCAACGCGGATGTGTCGAGTGAATCGAGCAAAATTGATGAAATTGCCACTATCCTGCAAAGTAACTTCAACATCAGCATTATTAATCTGGTGCCCCTCGCTATCTTACTGGGTCTTGCCATTAAAAAAATGCCCGCTTTTCCGGCTATTTCAATTGGCGCGGTCATTGGTGCAATTTGGGCACTGTTGTTCCAGGGAGACTTGATAGCGAGCCAGGTCAACCCAGACGAAGGTGTGCTGGTCAGCCATTTCAAGCTGGTCTGGGCAACTTTCTTTGATGGGTTTAGCCTTGAAACGGGTAACGCCAAAATGGACGACTTACTCAGTGGCGGCGGTATGTCCAGTATGTTGACAACAACCTGGCTGGTCATGACTGCGTTGATGTTTGGCGCCATCATGGAAAAAACAGGGCTGCTTGAGCTATTTGTTAAGAGCATTCTCAAAGTGGCAAAGAGCACAGGCTCTCTCATTGCCTCTACGGTTGCGACTTGTTTTGGTACTAACCTGGTTGCGGCTGATCAGTATATCGCCATTGTGGTGCCTGGGCGTATGTTTAAAGAAGAATATAAGCAACGTGGCCTGAGAAGCGTGAACTTATCCAGAACGCTGGAAGACGGCGGGACGATCACCAGTCCCCTTATTCCCTGGAATACCTGTGGTGCCTATATGCAAAGCGTTTTGTTGATCAATCCACTTGACTATGCCGTTTATGCTTTCTTTAACCTGATCAATCCATTCCTGGCGATTGTATATGCTTACCTGGGTATCAAGATTTTGAAAATTAAGCCCAAAACAATGCAACATGAGAAATCCGCTTCTGACGCATCATAAGCGTTTAAGCTGAATCACAGAACAACGCCTCATTAAATATGAGGCGTTTTTACTCGTCTCATAGTCATAAATCCCTTTGCCCTTAGCGCGTGCCGTTCTACAATAAAGATATTGATTTGTACTCATTTTTTCATTTTGCTGAGTCGTAGTATGCAGACATCAGAAAATGAATTTGATAATAGGAATTGTCATGACCTCAAAACCTCAGGCTAAATACCTGCATGATTATCAGCCTCCCACCCATGCAGTAGAAAACCTCTCCTTAGTTTTTGAACTGGACCCACAAAATACACTGGTCACTGCACGCTTTACGCTAACGGCGCAAGATGGTGCAACGTCTGTAATGCTTGACGGCGATGAACTGACACTTAACTCTGTGAAAGTGAATGGACAAAACCATTCAGATTATAAACTACATGATACGGGTCTGGAATTATTTGGGCTGAGTCCGCGCGCTGAAATTGAAATCGTTAATACCATTTCACCCGGCACCAATACCTCTCTTGAAGGTTTGTATCTGTCAGATGGGGCGTACTGTACCCAGTGCGAGGCTGAAGGGTTTCGAAAGATTACCTATTTCCTGGATAGACCGGATGTACTGACGACCTATCAGGTCAAGATAGTCGGGCCCAAAGAGATGCCTTATTTGCTGTCCAATGGTAATAAGGTCGACAGTGGAGAGCTGGCTGATGGCCGCCATTACGTATGCTGGGAAGACCCCTTTAAAAAGCCATCGTATTTATTTGCCCTGGTCGCCGGTGATTTTGATGTGTTGTCTGATAAGTTCGAAACCCGCTCAGGCCGACAAGTGGACCTGCAACTCTTCGTTGATAAAGGCAACCTGAGCAAAGCACCCCATGCGATGACGTCTTTAAAGAAGGCCATGGCGTGGGACGAAGCGCGCTTTGACCTGGAATACGATCTTGATATTTACATGATAGTCGCGGTGGACTTTTTCAACATGGGGGCGATGGAAAACAAGGGCCTCAATGTGTTTAACAGTGCCTGCGTGCTGGCCAATCAGGAAACCGCAACCGACAGAGATTTTCACGTGATTGAGTCGATTGTTGGGCATGAGTACTTCCACAACTGGACAGGCAACCGTGTAACTTGCCGTGATTGGTTCCAGTTGAGCCTTAAAGAGGGCCTGACGGTATTTCGTGATCAGGAATTCAGCAGTGACCTGGGATCTCGCGCGCTAAACCGAATCGATGCGGTTAATACGGTGCGTACCCATCAGTTTGCTGAAGACGCCGGGCCAATGGCGCACCCAATTCGACCCCAACAAGTGATAGAAATGAATAACTTCTATACGGTGACTGTGTATAACAAAGGCGCTGAAGTGATCCGTATGATGCATACTATCCTGGGAGAAGCCGGGTTCCAAAAGGGCATGAAGCTATATTTCGAGCGTCATGACGGCCAGGCGGTTACCTGTGATGACTTTGTAGCCGCCATGAGTGATGCCAATGGTAAAGACTTGAGCCAATTTAAACGCTGGTACAATCAAGTAGGTACACCGAAAATCAGCGCACGCACAAGTTATGATGCGCAGCAGGGTGAGTTTACCTTACATCTGGCACAGAGCCACGCAGACAATGACCCAGTTGAAGCACCCTTGCATATTCCGGTCGCGATCGAATTGTTAGACCCGCAAGGGCAGGTGATTGCGGTCCCTGAGTCGATTGCCAAGCAAGGCAAAGTGATTGAACTGACAGAGAAACAACAAAGCTTTGTTTTCGCTGGGTTAAAGAGTGAGCCTGTGATTGTATTACTTGAAGGCTTTTCGGCTCCCTGTACGCTGAACTACGACTATCAGCAGCACCAGTTGCTCCACATTGCCAAGTTCGCAAGCAGTGATTACGCGTGCTGGGAAGCCATTCAGCAGCTATATAAAGCCGAGATAAAGTCATTGGTCAACTCAGAGAGGTTTACTGAGTATCAGCTACCAGAGCGCTTGACTCAGGCGCTGGGTATGCTGCTTGACGATTTAAGCGGAGATCTGTCGATTCTGGCGGAGCAATTTACAGTGCCAGGTTTTGACGCGCTCAGTGCTGACTACAACCCGGTTCCGGTTGAGCAGCTGGACCAGGCGATTTCGACTATCGAATATCAGATAGCCGAAAAGCTTAAGCCAACCTGGTGTGCAACTTATGCCCAGCTTAAGGA
The Pseudoalteromonas viridis DNA segment above includes these coding regions:
- a CDS encoding Na(+)/H(+) antiporter subunit B; the encoded protein is MFNDLTLGRNTQQKAGLPVGVLIMLVLAIAAACLFLIKALIDFGPAEQPLVALVASNLAQSGVDNPVTAVLLNFRSYDTLLEVAVLLIVALAVMPASTEQSKLRFISVSVPTERSFVLEAFLRWLLPAIVVTSGYLLWTGAALPGGAFQAGALLAGAGILLLLAGHHSFNFNAPAARLLLVVGLAVFLLVGAAVILSSGIALAYPQAWAGMLILVIEVAATLTIAAILVLLFCALQVEPPRAKYEGPKKEEHS
- a CDS encoding complex I subunit 5 family protein produces the protein MMWQSTLPLLILLSALASGIAIFFVSDDKPILRKTLNFLGAGSCVALILVMISGVYQGQVFETRLPLLPNMDLVLHADALSLLFVALSGFLWLLTTIYAIGYLEQSPNCSRFFGFFSLCVFATIGVALAGNLITFLIFYELLTLTTYPLVVHKGNKASLAAGRKYLIYTMLGGASLLAGVVWLKALAGSLDFTATGILASMPHLDPLHLKVIFALIIIGLGVKAALVPLHGWLPSAMAAPAPVSALLHAVAVVKAGAFGIVRVVYDVYGVEFAQELGLTIILAVMASITIVYGSTRAVFQDDLKRRLAYSTVSQVSYIALGTAIAGPIATIGGIAHLVHQGLMKITMFFCAGSIAETLGVTKVSQMNGAGKRMPLTMLAFSLAVLGMIGIPPAAGFISKWYLGTGALEAGFYWVLGVLIISSLLNAIYFLPILYAAWFKPQQGAWPKEQPRGRFETHWMLMLPPIVTAMLALSAGLFADAQFSPLNWVKLIAAREYGSEFVSTLALSSQQIPWMWLAIITPILCALLLVRKRMQEIAHWFLPVSAAVALLAFSASSLGTNTTPWLFFGSIMTLNETTSTFFLLAACLWLLAAVFAVNFAKDDARKVRFCLFFLLAMCGNFGLILAEDISGFISFFTLMSLASYGLVVHFDTEEAHQAGKSYMQWAVLGELLLFTALAGLAFGSIDPSSAGNPEQAYPAWAIGFLLAGFGVKAGLFGLHVWLPLAHPVAPVAASALLSGIMVKAGLLGWLKFIPFGEVAFATFGSVFVVLGLFAAFFGVLVGVTQENPKALLAYSTMSQMGILIAAVGAGLKYPEIWSVLLPAIVLYAVHHGLAKAALFLFAGMNSTLAWQKYPWLCWLAVVLPAAALAGLPLTSGAVAKVALKDVVGRDLLMGTVLPLTAVGTTWLMMRFLQLIGQKRSTATTGQPDRLQLGAYAVLFILVLVMSYLIPQADAAWSTQLTVASVWGSAWPVMFGIGLYLATRTFVNNMESLPPGDINLAYVEAGTLVRLGANTTADGLRLLKGEIKSTSWQLPQRVVQRQARLIGIATATIRSAVTPGVLFAVLLSMLLWFMVV
- a CDS encoding complex I subunit 5 family protein translates to MPLSDVSSLLPLLVAIPLTGAVFSVLINSRHGQVLTGLLTALSLALVICVILLGLPSEGLQSTAAFRYPLAGWQAPLGIALSLDGFSALLLTLTTFLVTVLTFYSAYYFSASPARVRFWPLWWLLVAGINALFLSADIFNVYVTLEIIGLAAVALVALSGNKAGLTAALRYLLVGLLGSLCYLMAVALLYHLYGTLDFAQLAAKAESNPLSWAALALITVGLVLKTALVPLHFWLPHAHGSAPAPVSAILSALVVKASFYLLVRFWMEILAPAVTNDALMLLGILGGLAILWGCIQALRATRLKLMVAYSTVAQIGYLFLLFPLLMSAEGTSASQLAAQHQSALAAVSYFIVAHACAKAAMFIAAGNIIHSLGHDDIAKLQGMAKYMPLSLFTFAIAGGSLIGLPPSAGFIAKWLLLNVAIDTGQWWWVVIILTGGLLAALAIFRVLDLAFIKPEQASEQVAPDNWQKVPVAMPLSGLALALCTMALGFNADLIIDLITIGGGE
- a CDS encoding NADH-quinone oxidoreductase subunit K — its product is MTQAMLYAVFGIVLFGVGLFGVLAIAHVMKKILAINICGVGVFMVFIANASSGVAADFVPHAMVLTGIVVAVAGTAMALSLVVRINALEQQEEDA
- a CDS encoding GAF domain-containing protein — translated: MQKKKFYDTLSLQAQALIGDEHNYIANMANLSALLFTSLEDINWAGFYLLDGKDELVLGPFQGNPACIRIPLGKGVCGTAAAELTTQVVEDVHSFDGHIACDAASNSEIVIPVMRNGELFAVLDIDSPSLARFDDEDKIGLEALVKCFEGTL